In Methanocaldococcus sp. FS406-22, the genomic stretch ACATAAGCAAACTCGAATCCTGCTTTACCTCTCTCTTGAGCTTCTCTTCTTAACTTCTCTAATAACTGTGGGTCGATAGCTCCACTGTCGTATAACAATCTACCGACTGTTGTTGATTTACCTGCATCGACGTGTCCAATGAATGCTACGTTTAATACTGGTTTTTGCTTTGCCATAATCCATCACCAATCTCTCTTCTTTTTTAATTTTTATTATATCGCCTAAAATGGTGTTAAGTTTTCACTTAACAAAGTAGGAATATAAGAATACAGAATTTGTGGTGATATAACTATTAAATAGGAGGTATATAAATCTTTTGGTTATGTGAAGATTTTGCAATTAACCCTATATTATATAAAATTGTAGTATAAATAAATAGTTTATTCCAATTTTCCAACACCCAATATCCTAATCTTTGCACTACCGTCAACTAAACATAATTTATCTCCAACATCGTAAGCTATTTCCTTTTGCAGTGAAAGCCTTATCTTATTGTTATTTACTTCCTCAACAATACAAGAAACACTTTGCAGACCAACAATTATTTGGTAGTTTTCTCCTTCTTTTACAGTTTTTTGCATGAATGGATTCCAATTAATGTTAAGTTCAATTTCTTTAGTAACTTTTAACTCTCCATTTGACAGTATCATTCCTCTATCCAACTCATCTGTAGTTATTCCTTTTAGAGCTAACCCCACTCTATTTCCAGCCTTTGCTTCTTTGAAATCATTATCATGTATTTGGATACTTCTGACCATTGCCGTTTTATCTGTTGGATAAACCCTCAGATTATCATGAACCTTCACAATTCCAGTTTCAACCTTTCCCAGTATAACAGTTCCTACGCTCCTAACTGTGAAGTAATGGTCTATTGGAATTTTAACAAAGCTATTATAATCCCTATCTACATTCAAATTAATCATCTTCTCTCTAATGTTTATAAAATCTCTCTCCAAGATTTCAAAGTCCTTCATTGATGTTTGGGATATGATATTTTTTAGCATGTCTAAATCAACATATTCTCCTAAAACAAAAGCTCCTCTATTTATTTCAAACATATCCAATGCTAAAAGAGTTTCTCCCAATTCACCTGTAATCTCATCAATAAAAACTAAAGCGTAATCCATCATGTTTATTGCATATATTAAAGGATTTATTCTATCCGGATATCTTGTTGGCTCAACATAGCAAACTGCCTTATTTCCCTGTTTGTAATTATATAAAGTTATATCTGTTGATGTCCCTTTTTTCCCCAACTCTTTTCCAACTCCTTCAATATGCCCAAATAATCCTACTGTTAAACCTTCCATTTAATCACCATTAATAGCAATTTTTAGTAGCCCAATTATATAGTGTTTTTCAAAACTTATAAAATTAATAAAGAAATATTTTGAACACCTTCTTAAAAGAAGGTGTTCATCAGTGACTTAAGTTATACTTACACTAATTACTAAAGTATTTTTGAAAAACATTAATTTTTCCTAAAAATATTGACCATTTAAGAACTAGATTATAATTCTTTATTTCACATTAATGTTTATAAAATACGTTGATTATAGATACAACATATTATTATTCTATTATCAAATATAGTAAATACATTTGGAGGGGTGGTTATGAAATTTGTTGAAAGATACTTTGAATTTGAGAAGTATGGAACTAATCTAAAGGTAGAGACTCTTGCAGGAATAACAACATTTATGACAATGGCATATATAATCTTTGTTAATCCACAAATTTTAAGTGCTACAGGAATGGATTTTGGGGCTGTCATGGTAGCTACTTGTATCGCTTCAGCAATTGCCACATTAATTATGGGTTTATATGCAAGATATCCATTTGCTTTAGCTCCAGGGATGGGGCTTAACGCTTACTTCACTTATGGTGTTTGTTTAGGTATGGGTATTGATTGGAGAGTTGCGTTAGGTGCTGTTTTTATCTCTGGAGTGTTGTTTATAATATTAACGTTAACAAAAATAAGGACATGGATTTTTAATGTTATCCCAAATGCTATAAAGTATGGAACTGCTGTTGGTATTGGACTATTTATTGCATTTATTGGATTAAAAACTGCGGGTATTGTTGTTGAGAGTAAAGCTACACTGGTTACATTAGGGAATTTAATGGAACCATCTACACTATTGGCATTGTTTGGGATATTTTTGACATCAATCTTAGTTAGTAGGAATGTTATTGGCTCTATCTTAATTGGAATTATAGTAACTTCACTTATAGGAATGATTTTGGGCATTTCCCCATTCCCAGAGGGAATATTCTCAATGCCCCCATCAATTGAGCCAACATTCTTAAAATTAGATATAATGGGGGCTTTAAACTTAGGACTTTTGACAATTGTCTTAGCATTCTTCTTTGTTGATATGTTCGATACATTAGGGACTTTAAGTGCTTTAGCTTCTCAGGCTGGCTATTTAGATAAAGATGGAAAACTGCCAAGAGTTGAAAAGGCATTAATGGCTGATGCTACTGGAACTGTTGTTGGCTCATTGTTTGGGACTTCAACTGTAACCACATATATAGAATCTGCAAGTGGTATAGCACTTGGAGGGAGAACAGGTTTTGTCTCAGTAGTTGTAGCAGTGCTGTTTTTATTATCATTATTCTTCTATCCAGTAGTTAAAGCAATTCCTCCCTATGCAACAGCAGCAGCCCTTGTCATTGTAGGGGCTTTAATGATGAAATCAATAAAATATATTGACTTTGATGACTACACAGAAGCAATTCCTGCATTTATAACTCTATTAACAATTCCTTTGACATACAGTATAGCCACTGGGCTTGCTTTAGGATTTATAACCTATCCAATCTTGAAGGTATTCACTGGAAGATGGAAAGAAGTGCACTGGCTTGTTTATGTTTTAGCAGCAATATTCGCCCTAAGGTTCATATATCTCTCAGGGTAAAGTATTTAAATAACCTTAGATTTATTTTCTCTTTCCACTTTATTGATTTTAGAGTTGAGATTATGAAAGTAGCTATTTCAATGGATGTTGATAAGATTAGCAATAGTTTTGAAAATTGTAAGTATTTCTTAATCGTTAGAATAGAAGATAACGAAGTTAAGAGCACAAAAGTTATTTTCAATGATGAAAATGGAAGAAAATCTATTGTAAAAGAAAAAGTCAATGCAATTATATGTAAAAGCATAAATGAGGAGAATTATAAAAAGTTTGGTAAAAAGATAGAGGTTTATCATGCTGAAGGAGATGATGTCGATAAAAACATCTCTTTATTTATTGAAGGGAAATTGACCAAAATAACTAATCCATAATTTCTCCTAAGAATATTACCGTAAAATTTATATACTAAATCATTATATTTTTTATATGCCTGTTTTGTGCAGGGGTAGCCAAGCCAGGACTACGGCGCTGGACTTGAGATCCAGTGGGGCTTTGCCCCGCCTGGGTTCAAATCCCAGCCCCTGCGCCATCTATTTTAGTGTTAAAAACTATCCTAAGAAGGTTAAAAAATACTCCTTTAGTAGCCATTTTTCAACTGGATTAAACCAGTGGAATAACAAAGTCCATTATGGTAATATATTCAACTGGACTAACTATTTTCAAAAAATCACAACAACTTTTTTATCGTCTTCAACATCTTCAAAGCCCTCTCCTTAGAGTGGGAGTAATAAAGCGTTGTATCCAAACTCCTATGACCAAGATACTCTTTTACAATATCTATCGGAACACCTTTATCCAATAAATCTACAGCCCTCCCGTGCCTAAGAGAATGCAATACAATTCTCTTATTTTTAGGTATCTTTCCTTCCTTCTTAAGCTCATCAACAGCTCTTTTAAACACTTTATATATTGTATCCTTACTAACCCTCTCCCCCTTAGGAGTTTGAAATATATAATCATCAGAGTTCTGCCTTGGATTAAACTGCACATACCATCTCAAAGCCTCTAACGTATCAGAAGAACAAACAACAACCCTTTCCTCATGAGTCTTAGTATTTGTAATCCTAAAAGTCCCCTCATCAAAGTCACAATCTTTATACTTTAAATTTAATACCTCACTAATCCTCGCACCAGTATCCCACAACAACCTAACAATCAAACAATTCCTAATACTCATCCTTGAATTCGACTCCATCATTTTCTCCAAGATTAAGTTTAAAGCATTAGCATCAATGGCATCATAATGCTTAACCTCAAACTTGGAGAATCTCCTCCTTTCCTTTGATTCTTCTGCAAACTCTCTAAAATTGTTCAACCTCATTAACCTATAAAACACTTTAAGCAACTTGAAATACTTATCCTGAGAGCTCCTACTAACCTTCCTCTCTTTTTCTAAATAGTTAAAGAACCTCACAAAATCGGCATTAGTCATTGTCTCTGGTGTTTTATTCAACCTATTATAAACAAAATCTAAAAACACTCTCAACCTTAAAATATCACTCCGTATAGTGCTTTCTTTTATTCCATCGAATTCCCTTTCCTCCCTAAACCTATCAACCCACTTTTTAATTTCAGGAGATTCCTCAACCTTCTCCCTCTTTGGTTTCACCAACAAAAGATTTTTAAAATTAAGCCCGTTCCCCTTCATCCTCATTCACCAAAACATAGTTTAACAATAAACCAGTAGCCTTACCAAACCTCTCCACAATCTCTTTTTCTTTGTCAGTAAGAACAATCCTCTTCTTATACCTCTTCTTAACCTCAATAGCTTTCTTTAACCTCTCAGCATC encodes the following:
- a CDS encoding tyrosine-type recombinase/integrase → MKGNGLNFKNLLLVKPKREKVEESPEIKKWVDRFREEREFDGIKESTIRSDILRLRVFLDFVYNRLNKTPETMTNADFVRFFNYLEKERKVSRSSQDKYFKLLKVFYRLMRLNNFREFAEESKERRRFSKFEVKHYDAIDANALNLILEKMMESNSRMSIRNCLIVRLLWDTGARISEVLNLKYKDCDFDEGTFRITNTKTHEERVVVCSSDTLEALRWYVQFNPRQNSDDYIFQTPKGERVSKDTIYKVFKRAVDELKKEGKIPKNKRIVLHSLRHGRAVDLLDKGVPIDIVKEYLGHRSLDTTLYYSHSKERALKMLKTIKKLL
- a CDS encoding DUF2540 domain-containing protein, giving the protein MTKATFCLCKNIDSRELRYILHKLEGIKIIDAERLKKAIEVKKRYKKRIVLTDKEKEIVERFGKATGLLLNYVLVNEDEGERA
- a CDS encoding NifB/NifX family molybdenum-iron cluster-binding protein — its product is MKVAISMDVDKISNSFENCKYFLIVRIEDNEVKSTKVIFNDENGRKSIVKEKVNAIICKSINEENYKKFGKKIEVYHAEGDDVDKNISLFIEGKLTKITNP
- a CDS encoding EF-Tu/IF-2/RF-3 family GTPase; translation: MEGLTVGLFGHIEGVGKELGKKGTSTDITLYNYKQGNKAVCYVEPTRYPDRINPLIYAINMMDYALVFIDEITGELGETLLALDMFEINRGAFVLGEYVDLDMLKNIISQTSMKDFEILERDFINIREKMINLNVDRDYNSFVKIPIDHYFTVRSVGTVILGKVETGIVKVHDNLRVYPTDKTAMVRSIQIHDNDFKEAKAGNRVGLALKGITTDELDRGMILSNGELKVTKEIELNINWNPFMQKTVKEGENYQIIVGLQSVSCIVEEVNNNKIRLSLQKEIAYDVGDKLCLVDGSAKIRILGVGKLE
- a CDS encoding NCS2 family permease, whose product is MKFVERYFEFEKYGTNLKVETLAGITTFMTMAYIIFVNPQILSATGMDFGAVMVATCIASAIATLIMGLYARYPFALAPGMGLNAYFTYGVCLGMGIDWRVALGAVFISGVLFIILTLTKIRTWIFNVIPNAIKYGTAVGIGLFIAFIGLKTAGIVVESKATLVTLGNLMEPSTLLALFGIFLTSILVSRNVIGSILIGIIVTSLIGMILGISPFPEGIFSMPPSIEPTFLKLDIMGALNLGLLTIVLAFFFVDMFDTLGTLSALASQAGYLDKDGKLPRVEKALMADATGTVVGSLFGTSTVTTYIESASGIALGGRTGFVSVVVAVLFLLSLFFYPVVKAIPPYATAAALVIVGALMMKSIKYIDFDDYTEAIPAFITLLTIPLTYSIATGLALGFITYPILKVFTGRWKEVHWLVYVLAAIFALRFIYLSG